One Brassica napus cultivar Da-Ae chromosome C2, Da-Ae, whole genome shotgun sequence DNA window includes the following coding sequences:
- the LOC106380943 gene encoding endonuclease MutS2 isoform X1 has translation MQALSITFCNCALLVRRNSVGNRNRVNLSFISSSSSSSSAPTLICRSKSKSQTDSLRVLEWDKLCDVVASFARTSLGRQATKKKLWSLDQSFDESLKLLEETEAAIKMLDHGSFCLDLSSIQISLVEWGIRNAKRKMSLRADQALEVASLLRFFDNLQLDLKAAIKQDGDWYKRFMPLSEMIMLPVINRSFIKLVEQVIDVDGKIKDSASSELRLSRERVQTVERKLQQLLEAIVRSQKANESVMVVAEIDGRWCIQTSSSQLTSVDGLLLSSGSGGGTASEPIAAVSMNDELQSARASVAKAEAEILSMLTAKMQMDLDQIDDVMKYSIQLDVINARATYSRAYGASHPDIYLPPEDGVDSESLSAGEPSPANNFSGEESLPRKEWLLYLPRCYHPLLLHQHKKRIRKKQEAVKYHKTADTVSGAPPVPADFQIAKGTRVLVITGPNTGGKTICLKSVGLAAMMAKSGLYVLASESARLPWFDNIYADIGDEQSLLQSLSTFSGHLKQISEIISHSTSRSLVLLDEVGAGTNPLEGAALGMAILESFAESGSLLTMATTHHGELKMLKYSNSAFENACMEFDDLNLKPTFKILWGVPGRSNAINIAERLGLPCDIINSARELYGSASAEINEVILDMERYKQDYQRLLNESRRYIRISRELHENLLTAEKNINNHATRERLKMRQELTQAGSMARSTLRRTLQQFRVSAAQSSRSKVATQLKTTKDGDNATPSPSMVARRPVSEDSAQKGNTKLPEIGDSVFVSSLGKKVTVLKVEQSKKEILVQVGIMKMKVKLADVVA, from the exons ATGCAGGCTTTGTCGATAACATTCTGCAACTGTGCCCTGCTCGTTAGAAGAAACTCTGTCGGAAACAGAAACAGAGTTAATCTGAgtttcatctcctcttcttcatcttcctcttctgcTCCCACTCTTATTTGCcgatcaaaatccaaatcccaAACCGACAGCTTAAGAGTGTTGGAATGGGACAAGCTCTGCGACGTCGTCGCTTCTTTTGCTCGTACTTCTTTAGGTCGCCAAGCCACAAAG AAAAAGCTTTGGTCTCTTGACCAGAGTTTCGATGAAAGCTTGAAGCTTTTGGAAGAAACAGAGGCCGCCATTAAAATGCTTGACCATGGTTCCTTCTGTCTCGACCTCTCCAGCATTCAAATCTCCCTG GTTGAGTGGGGCATACGTAATGCTAAGAGGAAGATGTCGTTGCGAGCAGACCAAGCACTTGAGGTGGCTTCTCTTCTTCGCTTCTTCGACAATTTGCAGCTTGATCTCAAAGCTGCCATTAAGCAAGATGGAGATTGGTACAAACGGTTCATGCCTCTTTCTGAAATG ATAATGCTACCTGTAATAAATAGATCATTCATCAAGTTGGTTGAACAAGTTATAGATGTTGATGGAAAAATCAAAGATTCAGCG AGTAGTGAGCTGAGACTGTCGCGTGAACGAGTCCAGACAGTTGAAAGAAAG CTGCAACAACTGTTGGAAGCTATTGTCAGGAGCCAAAAGGCTAATGAATCTGTCATG GTAGTAGCTGAAATTGATGGAAGATGGTGTATACAAACAAGCTCAAGCCAGCTTACTTCTGTTGATGGTCTTCTGCTTTCCAG TGGTTCAGGTGGAGGGACTGCTTCGGAGCCAATAGCTGCGGTGTCTATGAACGATGAACTCCAAAGCGCAAGAGCATCAGTTGCAAAGGCTGAGGCAGAGATTCTCTCAATGCTAACTGCAAAG ATGCAAATGGATCTTGATCAAATCGACGATGTGATGAAATACTCAATTCAGCTGGATGTG ATAAACGCTCGAGCAACTTATAGTCGTGCATATGGTGCTTCACATCCTGATATATACTTACCACCTGAAGATGGGGTGGACTCTGAATCTTTATCTGCTGGAGAACCCTCACCTGCGAATAACTTCTCTGGTGAGGAATCGCTTCCTAGAAAAGAATGGTTGCTGTATCTACCTAGATGTTACCATCCTCTATTGCTTCACCAACACAAGAAACGCATAAGAAAGAAGCAGGAGGCtgtaaaatatcataaaaca GCAGACACGGTATCAGGAGCTCCACCAGTTCCAGCTGATTTCCAGATCGCTAAGGGGACTAGAGTTTTGGTTATTACAGGTCCAAACACAGGAGGTAAAACCATTTGCTTGAAATCAGTTGGACTCGCTGCTATGATGGCCAAATCAG GTCTTTATGTGCTAGCATCTGAATCTGCTCGCTTACCTTGGTTTGACAACATCTATGCTGATATTGGTGATGAACAGTCCTTGCTGCAGTCACTTTCTACCTTCTCCGGTCATTTGAAACAAATAAGT GAGATTATCTCGCATTCAACTAGCAGATCACTTGTGTTGTTGGATGAA GTTGGAGCAGGTACAAATCCGCTTGAAGGAGCTGCGTTAGGGATGGCAATACTCGAATCTTTTGCAGAAAGCGGCTCTCTACTCACCATGGCAACCACACATCACGGAGAGCTTAAGATGCTTAAATACAG CAATTCTGCGTTTGAGAATGCTTGTATGGAGTTTGATGACCTCAACTTAAAACCCACTTTCAAAATCTTATGGGGAGTACCAG GTCGTTCGAATGCAATAAACATAGCAGAAAGATTGGGGCTTCCATGTGATATCATCAACAGCGCTCGTGAGCTATATGGCTCTGCAAGTGCTGAGATCAATGAGGTCATACTTGACATGGAACGCTACAAGCAAGACTACCAGAGGCTTTTAAACGAGTCACGTCGTTATATAAG GATCTCGAGAGAGCTTCATGAGAATCTACTTACAGCAGAAAAGAACATTAACAACCATGCCACTAGAGAAAGACTAAAGATGAGACAAGAACTGACTCAGGCTGGATCAATGGCTCGTTCTACACTTCGCAGAACATTGCAACAGTTTCGTGTGTCTGCTGCACAATCTTCTCGGTCAAAGGTAGCTACACAACTCAAAACGACCAAGGATGGAGATAACGCAACTCCTTCACCATCCATGGTAGCCAGACGACCAGTTTCTG AAGATTCTGCACAAAAAGGGAATACAAAGCTTCCAGAAATCGGCGACTCGgtgtttgtttcttctctggGCAAAAAAGTGACTGTATTGAAGGTAGAACAGTCAAAGAAAGAGATCTTAGTTCAAGTAGGCATCATGAAGATGAAAGTAAAGCTGGCTGATGTTGTGGCCTGA
- the LOC106380943 gene encoding endonuclease MutS2 isoform X2, producing the protein MQALSITFCNCALLVRRNSVGNRNRVNLSFISSSSSSSSAPTLICRSKSKSQTDSLRVLEWDKLCDVVASFARTSLGRQATKKKLWSLDQSFDESLKLLEETEAAIKMLDHGSFCLDLSSIQISLVEWGIRNAKRKMSLRADQALEVASLLRFFDNLQLDLKAAIKQDGDWYKRFMPLSEMIMLPVINRSFIKLVEQVIDVDGKIKDSASSELRLSRERVQTVERKLQQLLEAIVRSQKANESVMVVAEIDGRWCIQTSSSQLTSVDGLLLSSGSGGGTASEPIAAVSMNDELQSARASVAKAEAEILSMLTAKMQMDLDQIDDVMKYSIQLDVINARATYSRAYGASHPDIYLPPEDGVDSESLSAGEPSPANNFSGEESLPRKEWLLYLPRCYHPLLLHQHKKRIRKKQEAVKYHKTADTVSGAPPVPADFQIAKGTRVLVITGPNTGGKTICLKSVGLAAMMAKSGLYVLASESARLPWFDNIYADIGDEQSLLQSLSTFSGHLKQISEIISHSTSRSLVLLDEVGAGTNPLEGAALGMAILESFAESGSLLTMATTHHGELKMLKYSNSAFENACMEFDDLNLKPTFKILWGVPGRSNAINIAERLGLPCDIINSARELYGSASAEINEVILDMERYKQDYQRLLNESRRYIRISRELHENLLTAEKNINNHATRERLKMRQELTQAGSMARSTLRRTLQQFRVSAAQSSRSKVATQLKTTKDGDNATPSPSMVARRPVSDSAQKGNTKLPEIGDSVFVSSLGKKVTVLKVEQSKKEILVQVGIMKMKVKLADVVA; encoded by the exons ATGCAGGCTTTGTCGATAACATTCTGCAACTGTGCCCTGCTCGTTAGAAGAAACTCTGTCGGAAACAGAAACAGAGTTAATCTGAgtttcatctcctcttcttcatcttcctcttctgcTCCCACTCTTATTTGCcgatcaaaatccaaatcccaAACCGACAGCTTAAGAGTGTTGGAATGGGACAAGCTCTGCGACGTCGTCGCTTCTTTTGCTCGTACTTCTTTAGGTCGCCAAGCCACAAAG AAAAAGCTTTGGTCTCTTGACCAGAGTTTCGATGAAAGCTTGAAGCTTTTGGAAGAAACAGAGGCCGCCATTAAAATGCTTGACCATGGTTCCTTCTGTCTCGACCTCTCCAGCATTCAAATCTCCCTG GTTGAGTGGGGCATACGTAATGCTAAGAGGAAGATGTCGTTGCGAGCAGACCAAGCACTTGAGGTGGCTTCTCTTCTTCGCTTCTTCGACAATTTGCAGCTTGATCTCAAAGCTGCCATTAAGCAAGATGGAGATTGGTACAAACGGTTCATGCCTCTTTCTGAAATG ATAATGCTACCTGTAATAAATAGATCATTCATCAAGTTGGTTGAACAAGTTATAGATGTTGATGGAAAAATCAAAGATTCAGCG AGTAGTGAGCTGAGACTGTCGCGTGAACGAGTCCAGACAGTTGAAAGAAAG CTGCAACAACTGTTGGAAGCTATTGTCAGGAGCCAAAAGGCTAATGAATCTGTCATG GTAGTAGCTGAAATTGATGGAAGATGGTGTATACAAACAAGCTCAAGCCAGCTTACTTCTGTTGATGGTCTTCTGCTTTCCAG TGGTTCAGGTGGAGGGACTGCTTCGGAGCCAATAGCTGCGGTGTCTATGAACGATGAACTCCAAAGCGCAAGAGCATCAGTTGCAAAGGCTGAGGCAGAGATTCTCTCAATGCTAACTGCAAAG ATGCAAATGGATCTTGATCAAATCGACGATGTGATGAAATACTCAATTCAGCTGGATGTG ATAAACGCTCGAGCAACTTATAGTCGTGCATATGGTGCTTCACATCCTGATATATACTTACCACCTGAAGATGGGGTGGACTCTGAATCTTTATCTGCTGGAGAACCCTCACCTGCGAATAACTTCTCTGGTGAGGAATCGCTTCCTAGAAAAGAATGGTTGCTGTATCTACCTAGATGTTACCATCCTCTATTGCTTCACCAACACAAGAAACGCATAAGAAAGAAGCAGGAGGCtgtaaaatatcataaaaca GCAGACACGGTATCAGGAGCTCCACCAGTTCCAGCTGATTTCCAGATCGCTAAGGGGACTAGAGTTTTGGTTATTACAGGTCCAAACACAGGAGGTAAAACCATTTGCTTGAAATCAGTTGGACTCGCTGCTATGATGGCCAAATCAG GTCTTTATGTGCTAGCATCTGAATCTGCTCGCTTACCTTGGTTTGACAACATCTATGCTGATATTGGTGATGAACAGTCCTTGCTGCAGTCACTTTCTACCTTCTCCGGTCATTTGAAACAAATAAGT GAGATTATCTCGCATTCAACTAGCAGATCACTTGTGTTGTTGGATGAA GTTGGAGCAGGTACAAATCCGCTTGAAGGAGCTGCGTTAGGGATGGCAATACTCGAATCTTTTGCAGAAAGCGGCTCTCTACTCACCATGGCAACCACACATCACGGAGAGCTTAAGATGCTTAAATACAG CAATTCTGCGTTTGAGAATGCTTGTATGGAGTTTGATGACCTCAACTTAAAACCCACTTTCAAAATCTTATGGGGAGTACCAG GTCGTTCGAATGCAATAAACATAGCAGAAAGATTGGGGCTTCCATGTGATATCATCAACAGCGCTCGTGAGCTATATGGCTCTGCAAGTGCTGAGATCAATGAGGTCATACTTGACATGGAACGCTACAAGCAAGACTACCAGAGGCTTTTAAACGAGTCACGTCGTTATATAAG GATCTCGAGAGAGCTTCATGAGAATCTACTTACAGCAGAAAAGAACATTAACAACCATGCCACTAGAGAAAGACTAAAGATGAGACAAGAACTGACTCAGGCTGGATCAATGGCTCGTTCTACACTTCGCAGAACATTGCAACAGTTTCGTGTGTCTGCTGCACAATCTTCTCGGTCAAAGGTAGCTACACAACTCAAAACGACCAAGGATGGAGATAACGCAACTCCTTCACCATCCATGGTAGCCAGACGACCAGTTTCTG ATTCTGCACAAAAAGGGAATACAAAGCTTCCAGAAATCGGCGACTCGgtgtttgtttcttctctggGCAAAAAAGTGACTGTATTGAAGGTAGAACAGTCAAAGAAAGAGATCTTAGTTCAAGTAGGCATCATGAAGATGAAAGTAAAGCTGGCTGATGTTGTGGCCTGA
- the LOC106380944 gene encoding homogentisate 1,2-dioxygenase — MGEKLADLEYQPGFGNHFSSEAIAGALPRDQNSPLVCPHGLYAEQISGTSFTSPRKLNQRSWLYRIKPSVTHEPFKPRVPAHTRLVSEFDASNSRTNPTQLRWRPEDVPDSPTDFVDGLYTVCGAGSSFLRHGFAIHMYTANKGMKDSAFCNADGDFLFVPQAGRVWIETECGRLLVSPGEIAVIPQGFRFSIDLPDGKSRGYVAEIYGAHFQLPDLGPIGANGLAAPRDFLAPTAWFEEGLRPDYTIVQKFGGELFTAKQDFSPFNVVAWHGNYVPYKYDLHKFCPYNTVLVDHGDPSVNTVLTAPTDKPGVALLDFVIFPPRWLVAEHTFRPPYYHRNCMSEFMGLIYGAYEAKADGFLPGGASLHSCMTPHGPDTTTYEATIARVNAMAPSKLTGTMAFMFESALIPRVCHWALESPFLDHDYYQCWIGLKSHFSRISLNETNIESTEKKNEASE, encoded by the exons ATGGGAGAGAAGCTTGCAGATTTAGAGTACCAACCAGGCTTCGGCAACCACTTCTCCTCTGAAGCGATCGCCGGAGCTCTGCCGCGAGATCAGAACAGTCCTCTTGTTTGTCCTCACGGCCTATACGCAGAGCAGATCTCCGGAACCTCTTTCACTTCCCCTCGCAAGCTTAATCAGCGAAG ttGGTTGTATCGGATCAAGCCATCGGTGACGCATGAGCCCTTCAAGCCTCGTGTTCCTGCTCATACGAGGCTCGTGAGTGAGTTCGATGCGTCGAACAGCCGTACGAATCCGACTCAGCTTCGGTGGAGGCCTGAGGATGTTCCTGACTCGCCTACTGATTTCGTTGATGGGTTGTACACTGTTTGCGGAGCTGGGAGCTCGTTTCTACGTCATGGGTTTGCTATTCACAT GTACACTGCTAATAAAGGGATGAAAGACTCTGCCTTTTGCAACGCTGATGGTGACTTCTTGTTTGTTCCTCAAGCTGGAA GGGTGTGGATTGAAACCGAGTGTGGGAGGCTTTTGGTTTCTCCTGGTGAAATTGCTGTTATACCACAAGGATTCAGATTTTCCATAGATTTGCCAGATGGGAAGTCTCGTGGTTATGTTGCTGAGATCTATGGTGCTCATTTTCAGCTTCCTGATCTTGGACCTATAG GTGCCAATGGTCTTGCTGCACCAAGAGATTTTCTTGCACCAACGGCATGGTTTGAGGAAGGGCTACGGCCTGACTACACTATTGTTCAGAAGTTTGGTGGTGAACTCTTTACTGCTAAACAAGATTTCTCTCCGTTCAATGTGGTCGCCTGGCATGGCAATTACGTGCCTTATAAG TATGACCTGCACAAGTTCTGTCCATACAACACTGTCCTTGTAGATCATGGAGATCCATCTGTGAATACAG TTCTGACAGCACCAACGGATAAACCTGGTGTGGCCTTGCTTGATTTTGTCATATTCCCTCCTCGTTGGTTGGTTGCTGAGCATACCTTTCGACCTCCTTACTACCATCGTAACTGCATGAGTGAATTTATGGGCCTAATCTACGGTGCTTACGAG GCCAAAGCTGATGGATTTCTCCCTGGTGGCGCAAGTCTTCACAGTTGTATGACACCTCACGGTCCAGATACAACCACTTACGAG GCGACGATTGCTCGAGTAAATGCAATGGCTCCTTCTAAACTCACGGGTACAATGGCTTTCATGTTTGAATCAGCCTTGATCCCTAGAGTCTGCCATTGGGCTCTGGAGTCCCCTTTCCTCGACCACGATTACTACCAATGTTGGATTGGCCTCAAGTCCCATTTCTCACGCATAAGCTTGAACGAGACTAACATTGAATCAACAGAGAAAAAGAACGAAGCTTCAgagtaa